One Salvelinus fontinalis isolate EN_2023a chromosome 22, ASM2944872v1, whole genome shotgun sequence genomic window, TATGTTCTTTTGGTAATACTTTGTGATTGGGCAACAAATACCATCATCTTAAATTGACATGTTGAATTATTTTGCCATAGTAAATTGTATATTGCGCAAATTTCCCTAATGCAGACAGTTTGTGTTACTACCGTAGACAAGCTTTTCACCCTATAAAACTTAGTGGAATTACACATAATTTTAACCTCAGATTGGTGATGTTAGTCTAAAGGTTTATAGACATCACGATGACATAAGATTGATTGCTTAAAACAGATCAATATCTTTGGTTTTGTACCATTGATTTTTCCAAGCTCTGGGATGAGCAGAacttagagggggggggggtctctataAAAGTCAATGGCCACACACCAATACATGGATTTGACTGTCAAACTATTACTTAAATAGCAGTCAACGGTTGTCACTGTTGTTATTCTAGAGGGTCGTGATTCGTTTAGGTTAACTAACAAAACCAGTGGTCTGGTCCTTTTTCCATGATGGAAGCCTCCCGAAATCAACATCCCAAAATATAGATGTATGCCTTCAAGTACTCATCTAACCGACCATGTATAGGTTATTCCAAGTTTCCGTGTGGCCTTTGAATAGTGTTAGTTCAAACACTACTACACCTAAAACGTAtgccccctgttctattgatttcagcaGGATATCGATGGAAGTgattaacaaaacaaaaaaagtgttgCGTTACACTTACCACGTTGGCGACACACTTGACTAAAAATGCAACGCTTAAAAATGTAGTTAGTcttctacaaattgtcctctaaccagggatTATTTCCAGATACTGTGATGGTTGAGCCATGCTAGTTAACAGGACGTGCcacctcatccccccctctcgcGCAATTGATTTCAACGTGATATCGATATGAGTgattgacaaataagtgttgAGTTTCTCTTTTACTTTTGGCGACCCACAAATTAAATTGCATCCGTcaaaaatgtagctgactgtcttctgcaggttgttctctaaccagtgatgtaaaAAACTTCTCCAGCGtggcggatgaatcagaattagttgggtaacatagataaataagatgttttatttatataatatgcttatgtgagatacttgtcattagaatgtatccctttgGATTAAGttttggcagttgcacttttccctcagctagggctcagtcacttggggcccagagaggggagaggtcaggcttgtctttcacatgtccctggtgctatgcagaatatcagaaagggaagaggacaaaATGGAACATtctcttcatatgtgaatgtgtctttacctattcttaaaccatgtgaagggatggcttgattaatggggaaccaattacttgtctccacaatgtctgtgcgcttatactgggatagtgtatgacctagaggctcactcccctcagtgagcttgtccaggagtggggtcaagagggggtttacttgagatgggattatctagagttgacaattgagttatgccttggatgaggtaatgtttttgaactatgaagtaccaggaacgagattagaaccacgttttagagaccaaactgagcaataatttatagcgaatgcgatctggctaagggatactcctttcAAGTAAAAGTCCCTTTGTGaagagttcctaagatctgtggttcgtcatgcaagttgagaggggtgtatcttggctacaaAAGATCTCTGTATTTTTCTGTAGTGACTCTCAAAATTCATTatagatagtgaattgttgaaagccAAAGGCTAAAGCTTAAAGCAGGTGTATCttactgatcatccctaaagccaaaacctcatttggccgcctttccttccagttctctgctgcctgcgactggaacgaattgcaaaaatctctgaagttggagacttatctccctcaacaactttaaacatctgctatctgagcagctaaccgatcgctgcagctgtacatagttcatcggtatatagcccactcaatttacctacctcacccccatactgcttttatttatttacttttctgctcctttgcacaccagtatctctacttgcacatgatcatctgatgatttatcactccagtgttaatctgctaaattgtaattattcgatttattgcctacctcatgccttttgcacacattgtatatagattatctttttttctaccatgttattgacttgtttattgtttactccatgtgtaactatgttgttgtctgttcacactgctatgctttatcttggccaggtcgcagttgcaaatgagaacttgttctcaactagcctacctggttaaataaaggtgattttttttttttaaagctcattaaagatgtagtttaagtataactgactgtgtgtgaagtttgtaactctcctcatttggtaaagcagaaaaATGCCACCACATTAGTTTCCATGCGTTTTTTTAGTTGTGTTAATTTCAACAGcacgtacaacctgatttccACCCTAATCGGTATCAGTTATATATCAAAACAGGGTTTTTGGTGCGTGTACAGTTTATACGGTGCATGTTAAAAAATACATAAGTAATTTTATTATTGTTGCACATGTGTATATAGTAAATTTGAGGTTTTCAATATATAACACTGTTTCTGcttattggttattgatttgaacaagttttttatttttttttattgggaTATTTATCAAAATGTCTTGTCAAACAGAAGCAGCAGCTTACGTTTTGGACAAATGTAACTTtcaacattcatttccaatggttATGTACTTAAAAATCTGGTAAAAACTACTAAATGAACCCCAAAACATGCtgtaatttatttatttgatgATCTAGTTGAAATCACCAAACAGGTGTCCTCTGCATAGGGCTGTGGCTGTCATGAAATTATCAGTTTgcgattgtcaagcaaataactgccggtctcacagtaattgactgttaacctctcttgggtagggggcaatATTTTGATGTACGGATGAAAAGCttgcccagaagctaggatatgcatatattggtagatttggataaaaaactctaaagtttcaaaaactgttagaattatgtctgagtataacagaactgatatggcaggcaaaaccccatggacaacccccccccccccccaaaacaaatcAGCCTAGCCCTATTTTCAATGGctatcacttttattataaggccaagtcctcccagattgcaattcctagggcttccactagatgtcaacggtctttagaaagagtttcaggctggtttttggaaaaattagccAGAAgatagtttttctaggtggctcacATTTTGGCTGTGGCGTTTCCAAGCGCGTTGGAAGAGtgcgcgttctttggtatttttctcctgtaaagacaataacgattctcagTCTTAAATTGTATattttatttacgtattagggtacctaaggtttgattataaacgttgtttgacttgtttggaaaagtttataagtaacgtttgggattcattttgtatgcattttgatggagggaaactgggtgtattattgactgaagcgcaccagctaaactgagtttttatggatataaagaaggacattatcgaacaaaatgaccatttgtgatgtaactgggaccttttggagtgccaacagaagatcaaaggcattttttatatcgctatttctgactttcgtgtcacacctgcctggttgaaatatgtttttcatgtgtttgtatgtgggGCGATGTCCTCAGATAaccgcatggtttgctttcgccgtaaagtctttttgaaatctgacacagcggctggattaacaagaagttaagctttattttgatgtattacacttgtgattttatgaaagttaaatatttataatactgttgtttgaatttcgtgctctgcaatttcactgaaTGTTGGCCCATAagttaacaaacacatttagcatctccttgCTTCCACGCATAgcatacaagccactgatgcagacctttggaacatctacactttaaaaagtcaaataaatccatgtaatatagcctacaccttcacaataaatccattttagacaggtctaaagaaacataacatgaagaaaatgtagtctatttcagaagaacagaatagcatactttgagttgtccttatgttaggccctgatctggctatgccatatggctgtgggctacactagttcatgtaacagacaagatttgcttagaattgcATGGAATTATTTTACAGTATGAAGAACAATTAAACATAGCTAAATAAAATATGTTCTCCAAAcattttgagggagtgcgcatattctgtgttgagtggttaacaaagaaacaggtactcctatatgcttaatttagagttatttatgtacCTTTTGTTGCGACACCCATGTTGGgctatatattttgatttgtaaaaCATTCGAAGGCTGCATGCTGTGACTCTAatgaggatttgaaaaaagttgcatgaaaaggcatgagctctgtttagttttttttgcgcaggctgtacacacttcatcagtctctcattcacaatttggcCTCGAATTTCCCAGTGGCATCCCATGTGtccgtaatgccccctaaaaaaatccatgccttttgcggccagtggcagCGTGGTCTTGGGCTAAATATAATAATTAcaattcccttctcccggctggGTGCCGAAGCacttctcactcacatggctccgTCACaggatcgggtctttctcacaggctaaaagtgaagacagacacaaagacaactGCGCACATCCTTATCCATTTCTGAGGATATTGAAAAAAAAAGGTCAACATTTACTTTTcgccagccaacaagatgagtaggcctaacgaacagcaaaagcactagacTATATCAATCTACTACCACCCATAGTACCAACGTTTACCTATTCTATGCAAGAAACAAACATTCCTCAAAAAGTcagggacagttgtgggatgcgatagatcccaaattaatacaaccactagcagtAAAAAAACTGTTTTAAGCAATGAGCCTGACGCAACAGATGAGAACTTTTAGCTTAATTTttaaactattaggctatatcttcacattataagcacagcaatgcacacatggcagtaggctataagtgcAAATGTTTCATTAGCAGCAAAACACAACTCTCAAGTGACCACGTGtgttatggtgaaaattatcttccccaaacttgaaactcatgagTTGCGTGTGTacgccagttaggctctacacccgttgtaaagcgtattaatgtgcttcattttaagaagttatttggccactttagttgtgataaaaaccttatcaaaacatataggcctatgggctaggctacatgaggtgtacaactatgatttgaaaaagattagcatcattcacaagtgatttaatcttgtctttatatatacacactaaatAATGTGTGAAATTTGTGTTGATTTAAAATGGACCGCTATCATGCACCGGTCTGGAAACATGGGCAGTGGGAAAAAATGCATGTcacctatgcacttaaatagcaaatgaggatgcttttcctgtggttcattttcatgccagccatgtaggctatactcctgctgTAAAGAGTATTGTattgtgcttaatattaggaaagtataaaaaataaagcctatagaaagctgatgggatcctcctctttttaataaagGCCATCACTCTTTTCTCACGTAATTGCATAGCCTacagaaatgttgtgcaacacgagctctcatgaagtgtttgattagatagtcgattacatttgcattgatgtcagagtaattagagggacaacagagtgctgagtaccaggcagttagcacgtttggtaggctactaataacTAGCagtagcatcagagcttggaTAAGCCTAATtagtgactaaacggtcacgtggagtTTGCCTGCCGTCTTGACTTGTGACcgctggtgtggcggtaatacagtcaccgtaacagccctagccCTGCCTACTAAAGGCACAAAGTACCAACCACTAACACTCACCCGGCAGACAGGACAGGTGTGGACAAGTGCTGCCTTGGCTGCAGTCTTCTGGTCTGCTGCCGTTCCCTTCTTTTTAGCAGCCGCCGCCTTGGCGTTCTTTTGCTGGGATTGAATCTTCTGTTGCCCGCGAGCCATAGCCTACCTGAAAGAAACAGAGACTTCTAAAAATGCAACTCATAGCATTGATATTTATCTGTTGATACTAGTATTGCAGTCTTGTCAGCAATCTAGCCATTTATGAAGAAAATGTACAAGTGAATTTAGCTAAACACGTGACTAACCAGCTGACAACTAAACAAGAGATTATGTATGATTATTTACCTATCTAGCTTGTATTTAGTAAACAATAGGTTTGCTATGTAACAGATTTAAACTATAAGATTTAGGCGTGCTATACAATGTAATGGCTAACATATTTTGTGACTGCATCAGCTGGAtactttacaattggctcattcatccccctcctctcccctgtaactattccccaggtcgttgctgcaaatgagaacgtgttctcagtcaacttacctggtaaaataacggtaaaataaataaaaataaataaatagtcagGTGTGACTAGTCAATAGAGAAGCGTGTGGCCGAGTTTATTATCTTCTGTTCTGAGAAGAATGTGATAAGCATTAAGCAAGAGCCAAAACATTCCACTGTAGTGGCTAACTGCGGTGTATTCACATAGAAGAAAACGTGACGAAACTGACCTatgtgaatttgtccaatagaatctCGTTTTCGTTGCTAAATGTTTTGCAACTGTTTGCTACCGGGTGCACTCATGATTATACAACGTATTGCTCGCATTGTAGCTAACTTTAGTTCGGCTGGCAAAAATAGCTTGCACATCTAGCTAGTAAACTAGCCAATTGATTACTAACAGTTGCGTAATAACTAAGACAAACATGTATACGGCGCGAACTGAAACAAAATAGAGTATGGTTAGCTAATTCTAACAGTTCTTAACTAGCTAATCAAGTTAGCCAGCCATTTCAAGTGTGGCTTAGTTAGCTATTTAGCTACCGTCGCAGAACTGGATAGCTAAACCAACATTAATGTTACCAAATATTTTATTTGGGTATAAGTTAAACACACCAACATGTGTGCTGTTCAATCTGATAAATAAAatgcttgttttttttaaataccttCGCGTTGTTTCGCCCGGCTTCGTTCTCCTTGGGTGTTGTACCAGAATCGGAAGTTGGCTAGGAGGTATCAAAACTACGGAGCGCcgccttctttttcttcttcgatgaggtttaccggcggttggcatccaacaaatgttgcattaccgccagcTATTAGACTGAATtacaactcccttatactttgGTCGAAAAaacgaaataaataaataaataccctaccatcaaACACAGCACTCACAATATTTTTGTTTTCAAAAAGCCCAACCTGTGTTGAGCCACACATTTTTagcaataattaaaaaaaatatatatatatatatatttggggggcttgcctgttttgtatgttattttggcgttaatacgtgtcacatatcgtTTTTGTTATCTTGAGTAAGTCAgctccaaaatacaggtgtttcagcctagctcagtgctttctgtggtggtgatgcga contains:
- the LOC129819683 gene encoding zinc finger protein 706-like, giving the protein MARGQQKIQSQQKNAKAAAAKKKGTAADQKTAAKAALVHTCPVCRTQMPDPKTFKQHFESKHPKSPMPPELVDVEA